The proteins below are encoded in one region of Oncorhynchus gorbuscha isolate QuinsamMale2020 ecotype Even-year linkage group LG01, OgorEven_v1.0, whole genome shotgun sequence:
- the LOC124048607 gene encoding zinc finger E-box-binding homeobox 2-like isoform X3, with translation MKQEIMAEGPRCKRRKQSNPQRKNVLTYENVVEMSSETEEDDKKLLSEENCLTNGEEGGIPAGGRVPNLEKSPRVGHALLSYRGGAEGSEGGDGRQSHHHACRLGDNQHRHLNGTDERKDEYDPLVPEGSLHSVGSGTVNGMDGVSELDDYFTKCSKLEESDGLSASIAEYLQRGDTAIIYPEAPEEVTRLGTPETIGQDENENELSPGTPDAFTQLLTCPYCDRGYKRLTSLKEHIKYRHEKNEESIPCPLCSETFSHRTLLERHMAMHKPGIDQPQLLSEGAGNRKFKCTECGKAFKYKHHLKEHLRIHSGEKPYECSNCKKRFSHSGSYSSHISSKKCVGLFSVNGRVSNGGGNAKAGSSPNSTASSPGSPALALLRHKLENGRPMGLQDQQGHLDIKAEPMDLNDYRLLMASQYGVGGPGGYMNGACRGGSPLGVHSTSQSPLQHLGGMGLDLPLLGYGSLGNNLSEVQKVLQIVDNTVCRQKMDGNPEEISKLRAYMKELGAQMEEQKLALSSPHASFQAVGHGSPTKSIIDYTLEKVNEAKSLIDDSKRQINMDIKKERLNHSTDREDKSHHESHLVPFLPFSCQFCKETFPGPIPLHQHERYLCKKNEEINHLQPSEDLSLSHRGVFPSDQQASLLSSLSERGATSPANPFKDHMSVLKAYFAMNTEPNSEELLKISIAVGLPQEFVKEWFSQWKYQQQQQQHNKGNANPRKQSPPPERSSAEERRHHRLTRSPMSTAQHVDRIMALADLHGGNTNGDRDALHRHSEANQFTANRQTGDKPLDPLNQLRSRTPSPLNLSSTSSKNSQSSSYTPNSLASEGDGHGGDAPLDLSLPKHMMSNSISLGEKRFEPNGYVSDCNGDHHHSSREQGTEPMDLAHIKKEFLGSERDNRGNRGHQMEKSVSPIFGINPFGGGHMYTSLPPHGAFPPPSFMQAQASIPGLRPYPGLDPMSFLPHMAYTYATGAATFAEMQQRSRKYQRKAGFQGELLDGTVDYLSGLEDLTDESLLSRKKIKKTESGKRPHQCTICKKAFKHKHHLIEHSRLHSGEKPYQCDKCGKRFSHSGSYSQHMNHRYSYCKREAEEREAAEREAEEREAWDKGQGPMEPTELLMRRAYLQGLGPLGYSDPEDQLEDGGDTILRDGTEGGMRGGRGQREVDETYEEVTDRREAGSFMEGEDEGDGRMDTARDDEGKGATHSMDDSSTEGKRDTKSDH, from the exons TGCTGACATATGAGAATGTGGTGGAGATGAGCTCTGAGACAGAAGAGGATGACAAGAAGCTGCTCTCAGAGGAGAATTGCCTGACCAATGGGGAGGAGGGTGGTATCCCTGCCGGAGGCAGAGTGCCTAACCTGGAGAAATCACCCAGGGTGGGCCACGCCCTGCTGTCCTACAGGGGTGGAGCAGAGGGATCAGAGGGCGGGGACGGACGGCAGAGCCACCACCACGCCTGTCGCCTGGGAGACAACCAACACAGACACCTCAATGGGACTG ATGAAAGGAAGGATGAATATGATCCCTTGGTGCCAGAGGGGTCTCTTCACTCTGTAGGAAGTGGTACAG TTAATGGAATGGATGGGGTGTCAGAGCTTGACGACTACTTCACTAAGTGTAGTAAACTGGAGGAGAGTGATGGCCTCTCGGCCAGCATCGCTGAATACCTCCAGCGTGGCGACACCGCCATCATCTACCCAGAAGCCCCAGAGGAAGTGACACGACTCGGAACTCCCGAAACCATTGGGCAAGACGAAAACGAAAACG AACTGTCACCTGGGACTCCAGATGCTTTCACCCAACTGTTGACCTGTCCTTACTGCGACCGGGGATACAAGCGGCTGACATCTCTCAAGGAGCACATCAAGTACCGCCATGAGAAGAATGAGGAGAGCATACCCTGCCCACTGTGCAGCGAGACCTTCTCACACCGAACACTGCTGGAGAGACATATGGCCATGCACAAGCCAGGGATCGATcag CCCCAGCTGCTGAGTGAAGGGGCCGGCAATCGCAAGTTCAAATGCACTGAGTGTGGAAAAGCCTTCAAATACAAGCATCACTTGAAGGAGCATCTTCGCATTCACAGCG GCGAGAAACCATACGAGTGCTCCAACTGCAAGAAGCGTTTCTCCCACTCCGGATCCTACAGTTCCCACATAAGCAGCAAGAAGTGTGTCGGTCTGTTCTCCGTCAATGGACGAGTAAGTAATGGAGGAGGCAACGCCAAGGCTGGCTCCTCCCCTAACTCCACCGCCTCCTCCCCGGGAAGCCCCGCCCTGGCTCTGCTCCGCCACAAGCTGGAGAACGGCCGCCCCATGGGGCTCCAAGACCAGCAGGGCCACCTGGACATCAAGGCAGAGCCAATGGACTTAAACGACTACCGGCTACTGATGGCCTCCCAGTATGGCGTCGGAGGACCAGGGGGCTACATGAATGGAGCCTGCCGAGGAGGCAGCCCCCTGGGGGTCCACAGCACATCCCAGAGCCCCCTGCAGCACCTGGGTGGAATGGGGTTGGACCTGCCCTTGCTGGGATACGGGTCCCTGGGGAACAACCTGAGCGAGGTGCAGAAGGTCCTCCAGATTGTGGACAACACAGTGTGTCGGCAGAAGATGGATGGGAACCCGGAGGAGATCTCCAAGCTCAGGGCCTATATGAAGGAGCTGGGGGCTCAGATGGAGGAACAGAAGCTGGCCTTGTCCTCTCCGCATGCCAGCTTCCAGGCGGTGGGCCATGGCAGCCCCACCAAGAGCATCATTGACTACACCCTGGAGAAGGTGAACGAGGCCAAGAGCCTGATCGATGACTCCAAGAGGCAGATCAACATGGACATAAAGAAGGAGAGGCTCAACCACTCGACGGATCGTGAGGACAAGTCGCACCACGAAAGCCACCTGGTTCCATTCCTGCCGTTCTCCTGCCAGTTCTGCAAGGAGACCTTCCCAGGGCCCATCCCACTGCACCAACATGAGCGCTACCTGTGTAAGAAGAACGAGGAGATCAACCACCTTCAGCCCAGCGAGGACTTGTCTCTCAGCCACAGGGGAGTGTTCCCCTCAGACCAGCAGGCGTCCCTGCTGTCCTCTCTTTCAGAGAGGGGCGCCACCAGCCCCGCCAACCCCTTCAAGGACCACATGTCAGTGCTCAAGGCCTACTTCGCCATGAACACAGAACCCAACTCAGAGGAGTTGCTGAAGATCTCCATCGCAGTCGGCCTTCCGCAGGAGTTCGTCAAGGAGTGGTTCTCCCAGTGGAAGtatcagcagcaacaacaacaacacaacaagggCAATGCCAACCCCAGGAAGCAGTCACCGCCGCCAGAGCGGAGCAGTGCAGAGGAGCGCAGGCACCACAGGCTAACCAGGTCACCAATGTCCACAGCGCAACACGTGGACCGTATCATGGCACTCGCTGATTTACACGGTGGCAACACCAACGGTGACCGTGACGCTCTCCACAGACACTCAGAGGCCAACCAGTTTACAGCAAACAGGCAGACGGGTGACAAACCACTAGACCCCTTGAACCAACTTAGAAGCAGAACTCCATCTCCTctaaatctctcctccacttcttcTAAAAACTCCCAGAGCAGCTCGTACACTCCAAACAGCCTGGCCTCTGAAGGGGATGGCCATGGGGGGGACGCACCGTTGGACCTTTCTCTGCCAAAACACATGATGAGCAACAGCATCTCACTGGGAGAAAAGAGGTTCGAACCAAACGGCTACGTCTCAGACTGCAACGGTGACCACCACCATTCTAGCCGGGAGCAGGGTACTGAGCCCATGGACTTGGCCCACATCAAGAAGGAATTCCTGGGCtcggagagagacaacagaggcaACCGCGGACACCAGATGGAGAAGAGTGTCAGCCCCATCTTTGGCATCAACCCCTTTGGTGGTGGTCACATGTACACATCTCTGCCCCCACATGGAGCATTCCCTCCGCCTAGCTTCATGCAGGCCCAGGCCAGCATCCCAGGCCTGAGGCCATACCCAGGGCTGGATCCAATGAGCTTCCTGCCCCACATGGCCTACACTTATGCAACTGGGGCGGCTACATTCGCTGAAATGCAACAGAGGTCGAGGAAGTACCAACGGAAAGCAGGTTTCCAG GGGGAGCTATTGGACGGCACTGTGGACTATCTGTCAGGCCTGGAGGACCTGACAGACGAATCCCTCCTCTCCCGGAAGAAGATTAAGAAGACAGAAAGTG GAAAGCGACCACACCAGTGCACGATCTGTAAGAAGGCCTTCAAACATAAGCACCACCTCATCGAGCACTCTCGCCTGCACTCTGGAGAAAAGCCATACCAATGTGACAAGTGTGGCAAGCGCTTCTCTCACTCAGGCTCCTACTCCCAGCACATGAACCACCGCTACTCCTACTGCAAGAGGGAGGCcgaagagagggaggcagctgaGAGGGAGGCGGAGGAGAGGGAAGCCTGGGACAAGGGCCAGGGCCCCATGGAGCCCACAGAGCTACTGATGAGGAGGGCCTACCTACAGGGTCTGGGGCCGTTGGGCTACTCAGACCCCGAGGACCAGCTGGAGGACGGGGGCGACACCATCCTGAGGGATGGCACGGAAGGAGGAATGAGGGGAGGACGAGGACAGAGGGAAGTGGACGAGACGTATGAGGAGGTGACAGACAGACGAGAGGCGGGAAGTTTCATGGAAGGAGAGGACGAGGGTGACGGAAGGATGGACACAGCGAGGGATGATGAGGGGAAAGGTGCAACGCATTCGATGGATGACAGTTCAACAGAAGGGAAAAGAGACACCAAGTCAGACCATTAG
- the LOC124048607 gene encoding zinc finger E-box-binding homeobox 2-like isoform X2 codes for MKQEIMAEGPRCKRRKQSNPQRKNVLTYENVVEMSSETEEDDKKLLSEENCLTNGEEGGIPAGGRVPNLEKSPRVGHALLSYRGGAEGSEGGDGRQSHHHACRLGDNQHRHLNGTVNGMDGVSELDDYFTKCSKLEESDGLSASIAEYLQRGDTAIIYPEAPEEVTRLGTPETIGQDENENELSPGTPDAFTQLLTCPYCDRGYKRLTSLKEHIKYRHEKNEESIPCPLCSETFSHRTLLERHMAMHKPGIDQPQLLSEGAGNRKFKCTECGKAFKYKHHLKEHLRIHSGEKPYECSNCKKRFSHSGSYSSHISSKKCVGLFSVNGRVSNGGGNAKAGSSPNSTASSPGSPALALLRHKLENGRPMGLQDQQGHLDIKAEPMDLNDYRLLMASQYGVGGPGGYMNGACRGGSPLGVHSTSQSPLQHLGGMGLDLPLLGYGSLGNNLSEVQKVLQIVDNTVCRQKMDGNPEEISKLRAYMKELGAQMEEQKLALSSPHASFQAVGHGSPTKSIIDYTLEKVNEAKSLIDDSKRQINMDIKKERLNHSTDREDKSHHESHLVPFLPFSCQFCKETFPGPIPLHQHERYLCKKNEEINHLQPSEDLSLSHRGVFPSDQQASLLSSLSERGATSPANPFKDHMSVLKAYFAMNTEPNSEELLKISIAVGLPQEFVKEWFSQWKYQQQQQQHNKGNANPRKQSPPPERSSAEERRHHRLTRSPMSTAQHVDRIMALADLHGGNTNGDRDALHRHSEANQFTANRQTGDKPLDPLNQLRSRTPSPLNLSSTSSKNSQSSSYTPNSLASEGDGHGGDAPLDLSLPKHMMSNSISLGEKRFEPNGYVSDCNGDHHHSSREQGTEPMDLAHIKKEFLGSERDNRGNRGHQMEKSVSPIFGINPFGGGHMYTSLPPHGAFPPPSFMQAQASIPGLRPYPGLDPMSFLPHMAYTYATGAATFAEMQQRSRKYQRKAGFQGELLDGTVDYLSGLEDLTDESLLSRKKIKKTESGMYACDLCDKTFQKTSSLLRHKYEHTGKRPHQCTICKKAFKHKHHLIEHSRLHSGEKPYQCDKCGKRFSHSGSYSQHMNHRYSYCKREAEEREAAEREAEEREAWDKGQGPMEPTELLMRRAYLQGLGPLGYSDPEDQLEDGGDTILRDGTEGGMRGGRGQREVDETYEEVTDRREAGSFMEGEDEGDGRMDTARDDEGKGATHSMDDSSTEGKRDTKSDH; via the exons TGCTGACATATGAGAATGTGGTGGAGATGAGCTCTGAGACAGAAGAGGATGACAAGAAGCTGCTCTCAGAGGAGAATTGCCTGACCAATGGGGAGGAGGGTGGTATCCCTGCCGGAGGCAGAGTGCCTAACCTGGAGAAATCACCCAGGGTGGGCCACGCCCTGCTGTCCTACAGGGGTGGAGCAGAGGGATCAGAGGGCGGGGACGGACGGCAGAGCCACCACCACGCCTGTCGCCTGGGAGACAACCAACACAGACACCTCAATGGGACTG TTAATGGAATGGATGGGGTGTCAGAGCTTGACGACTACTTCACTAAGTGTAGTAAACTGGAGGAGAGTGATGGCCTCTCGGCCAGCATCGCTGAATACCTCCAGCGTGGCGACACCGCCATCATCTACCCAGAAGCCCCAGAGGAAGTGACACGACTCGGAACTCCCGAAACCATTGGGCAAGACGAAAACGAAAACG AACTGTCACCTGGGACTCCAGATGCTTTCACCCAACTGTTGACCTGTCCTTACTGCGACCGGGGATACAAGCGGCTGACATCTCTCAAGGAGCACATCAAGTACCGCCATGAGAAGAATGAGGAGAGCATACCCTGCCCACTGTGCAGCGAGACCTTCTCACACCGAACACTGCTGGAGAGACATATGGCCATGCACAAGCCAGGGATCGATcag CCCCAGCTGCTGAGTGAAGGGGCCGGCAATCGCAAGTTCAAATGCACTGAGTGTGGAAAAGCCTTCAAATACAAGCATCACTTGAAGGAGCATCTTCGCATTCACAGCG GCGAGAAACCATACGAGTGCTCCAACTGCAAGAAGCGTTTCTCCCACTCCGGATCCTACAGTTCCCACATAAGCAGCAAGAAGTGTGTCGGTCTGTTCTCCGTCAATGGACGAGTAAGTAATGGAGGAGGCAACGCCAAGGCTGGCTCCTCCCCTAACTCCACCGCCTCCTCCCCGGGAAGCCCCGCCCTGGCTCTGCTCCGCCACAAGCTGGAGAACGGCCGCCCCATGGGGCTCCAAGACCAGCAGGGCCACCTGGACATCAAGGCAGAGCCAATGGACTTAAACGACTACCGGCTACTGATGGCCTCCCAGTATGGCGTCGGAGGACCAGGGGGCTACATGAATGGAGCCTGCCGAGGAGGCAGCCCCCTGGGGGTCCACAGCACATCCCAGAGCCCCCTGCAGCACCTGGGTGGAATGGGGTTGGACCTGCCCTTGCTGGGATACGGGTCCCTGGGGAACAACCTGAGCGAGGTGCAGAAGGTCCTCCAGATTGTGGACAACACAGTGTGTCGGCAGAAGATGGATGGGAACCCGGAGGAGATCTCCAAGCTCAGGGCCTATATGAAGGAGCTGGGGGCTCAGATGGAGGAACAGAAGCTGGCCTTGTCCTCTCCGCATGCCAGCTTCCAGGCGGTGGGCCATGGCAGCCCCACCAAGAGCATCATTGACTACACCCTGGAGAAGGTGAACGAGGCCAAGAGCCTGATCGATGACTCCAAGAGGCAGATCAACATGGACATAAAGAAGGAGAGGCTCAACCACTCGACGGATCGTGAGGACAAGTCGCACCACGAAAGCCACCTGGTTCCATTCCTGCCGTTCTCCTGCCAGTTCTGCAAGGAGACCTTCCCAGGGCCCATCCCACTGCACCAACATGAGCGCTACCTGTGTAAGAAGAACGAGGAGATCAACCACCTTCAGCCCAGCGAGGACTTGTCTCTCAGCCACAGGGGAGTGTTCCCCTCAGACCAGCAGGCGTCCCTGCTGTCCTCTCTTTCAGAGAGGGGCGCCACCAGCCCCGCCAACCCCTTCAAGGACCACATGTCAGTGCTCAAGGCCTACTTCGCCATGAACACAGAACCCAACTCAGAGGAGTTGCTGAAGATCTCCATCGCAGTCGGCCTTCCGCAGGAGTTCGTCAAGGAGTGGTTCTCCCAGTGGAAGtatcagcagcaacaacaacaacacaacaagggCAATGCCAACCCCAGGAAGCAGTCACCGCCGCCAGAGCGGAGCAGTGCAGAGGAGCGCAGGCACCACAGGCTAACCAGGTCACCAATGTCCACAGCGCAACACGTGGACCGTATCATGGCACTCGCTGATTTACACGGTGGCAACACCAACGGTGACCGTGACGCTCTCCACAGACACTCAGAGGCCAACCAGTTTACAGCAAACAGGCAGACGGGTGACAAACCACTAGACCCCTTGAACCAACTTAGAAGCAGAACTCCATCTCCTctaaatctctcctccacttcttcTAAAAACTCCCAGAGCAGCTCGTACACTCCAAACAGCCTGGCCTCTGAAGGGGATGGCCATGGGGGGGACGCACCGTTGGACCTTTCTCTGCCAAAACACATGATGAGCAACAGCATCTCACTGGGAGAAAAGAGGTTCGAACCAAACGGCTACGTCTCAGACTGCAACGGTGACCACCACCATTCTAGCCGGGAGCAGGGTACTGAGCCCATGGACTTGGCCCACATCAAGAAGGAATTCCTGGGCtcggagagagacaacagaggcaACCGCGGACACCAGATGGAGAAGAGTGTCAGCCCCATCTTTGGCATCAACCCCTTTGGTGGTGGTCACATGTACACATCTCTGCCCCCACATGGAGCATTCCCTCCGCCTAGCTTCATGCAGGCCCAGGCCAGCATCCCAGGCCTGAGGCCATACCCAGGGCTGGATCCAATGAGCTTCCTGCCCCACATGGCCTACACTTATGCAACTGGGGCGGCTACATTCGCTGAAATGCAACAGAGGTCGAGGAAGTACCAACGGAAAGCAGGTTTCCAG GGGGAGCTATTGGACGGCACTGTGGACTATCTGTCAGGCCTGGAGGACCTGACAGACGAATCCCTCCTCTCCCGGAAGAAGATTAAGAAGACAGAAAGTGGTATGTACGCGTGTGACTTGTGCGACAAAACATTCCAGAAGACCAGTTCCCTCCTAAGACACAAATATGAACACACAG GAAAGCGACCACACCAGTGCACGATCTGTAAGAAGGCCTTCAAACATAAGCACCACCTCATCGAGCACTCTCGCCTGCACTCTGGAGAAAAGCCATACCAATGTGACAAGTGTGGCAAGCGCTTCTCTCACTCAGGCTCCTACTCCCAGCACATGAACCACCGCTACTCCTACTGCAAGAGGGAGGCcgaagagagggaggcagctgaGAGGGAGGCGGAGGAGAGGGAAGCCTGGGACAAGGGCCAGGGCCCCATGGAGCCCACAGAGCTACTGATGAGGAGGGCCTACCTACAGGGTCTGGGGCCGTTGGGCTACTCAGACCCCGAGGACCAGCTGGAGGACGGGGGCGACACCATCCTGAGGGATGGCACGGAAGGAGGAATGAGGGGAGGACGAGGACAGAGGGAAGTGGACGAGACGTATGAGGAGGTGACAGACAGACGAGAGGCGGGAAGTTTCATGGAAGGAGAGGACGAGGGTGACGGAAGGATGGACACAGCGAGGGATGATGAGGGGAAAGGTGCAACGCATTCGATGGATGACAGTTCAACAGAAGGGAAAAGAGACACCAAGTCAGACCATTAG
- the LOC124048607 gene encoding zinc finger E-box-binding homeobox 2-like isoform X1, with amino-acid sequence MKQEIMAEGPRCKRRKQSNPQRKNVLTYENVVEMSSETEEDDKKLLSEENCLTNGEEGGIPAGGRVPNLEKSPRVGHALLSYRGGAEGSEGGDGRQSHHHACRLGDNQHRHLNGTDERKDEYDPLVPEGSLHSVGSGTVNGMDGVSELDDYFTKCSKLEESDGLSASIAEYLQRGDTAIIYPEAPEEVTRLGTPETIGQDENENELSPGTPDAFTQLLTCPYCDRGYKRLTSLKEHIKYRHEKNEESIPCPLCSETFSHRTLLERHMAMHKPGIDQPQLLSEGAGNRKFKCTECGKAFKYKHHLKEHLRIHSGEKPYECSNCKKRFSHSGSYSSHISSKKCVGLFSVNGRVSNGGGNAKAGSSPNSTASSPGSPALALLRHKLENGRPMGLQDQQGHLDIKAEPMDLNDYRLLMASQYGVGGPGGYMNGACRGGSPLGVHSTSQSPLQHLGGMGLDLPLLGYGSLGNNLSEVQKVLQIVDNTVCRQKMDGNPEEISKLRAYMKELGAQMEEQKLALSSPHASFQAVGHGSPTKSIIDYTLEKVNEAKSLIDDSKRQINMDIKKERLNHSTDREDKSHHESHLVPFLPFSCQFCKETFPGPIPLHQHERYLCKKNEEINHLQPSEDLSLSHRGVFPSDQQASLLSSLSERGATSPANPFKDHMSVLKAYFAMNTEPNSEELLKISIAVGLPQEFVKEWFSQWKYQQQQQQHNKGNANPRKQSPPPERSSAEERRHHRLTRSPMSTAQHVDRIMALADLHGGNTNGDRDALHRHSEANQFTANRQTGDKPLDPLNQLRSRTPSPLNLSSTSSKNSQSSSYTPNSLASEGDGHGGDAPLDLSLPKHMMSNSISLGEKRFEPNGYVSDCNGDHHHSSREQGTEPMDLAHIKKEFLGSERDNRGNRGHQMEKSVSPIFGINPFGGGHMYTSLPPHGAFPPPSFMQAQASIPGLRPYPGLDPMSFLPHMAYTYATGAATFAEMQQRSRKYQRKAGFQGELLDGTVDYLSGLEDLTDESLLSRKKIKKTESGMYACDLCDKTFQKTSSLLRHKYEHTGKRPHQCTICKKAFKHKHHLIEHSRLHSGEKPYQCDKCGKRFSHSGSYSQHMNHRYSYCKREAEEREAAEREAEEREAWDKGQGPMEPTELLMRRAYLQGLGPLGYSDPEDQLEDGGDTILRDGTEGGMRGGRGQREVDETYEEVTDRREAGSFMEGEDEGDGRMDTARDDEGKGATHSMDDSSTEGKRDTKSDH; translated from the exons TGCTGACATATGAGAATGTGGTGGAGATGAGCTCTGAGACAGAAGAGGATGACAAGAAGCTGCTCTCAGAGGAGAATTGCCTGACCAATGGGGAGGAGGGTGGTATCCCTGCCGGAGGCAGAGTGCCTAACCTGGAGAAATCACCCAGGGTGGGCCACGCCCTGCTGTCCTACAGGGGTGGAGCAGAGGGATCAGAGGGCGGGGACGGACGGCAGAGCCACCACCACGCCTGTCGCCTGGGAGACAACCAACACAGACACCTCAATGGGACTG ATGAAAGGAAGGATGAATATGATCCCTTGGTGCCAGAGGGGTCTCTTCACTCTGTAGGAAGTGGTACAG TTAATGGAATGGATGGGGTGTCAGAGCTTGACGACTACTTCACTAAGTGTAGTAAACTGGAGGAGAGTGATGGCCTCTCGGCCAGCATCGCTGAATACCTCCAGCGTGGCGACACCGCCATCATCTACCCAGAAGCCCCAGAGGAAGTGACACGACTCGGAACTCCCGAAACCATTGGGCAAGACGAAAACGAAAACG AACTGTCACCTGGGACTCCAGATGCTTTCACCCAACTGTTGACCTGTCCTTACTGCGACCGGGGATACAAGCGGCTGACATCTCTCAAGGAGCACATCAAGTACCGCCATGAGAAGAATGAGGAGAGCATACCCTGCCCACTGTGCAGCGAGACCTTCTCACACCGAACACTGCTGGAGAGACATATGGCCATGCACAAGCCAGGGATCGATcag CCCCAGCTGCTGAGTGAAGGGGCCGGCAATCGCAAGTTCAAATGCACTGAGTGTGGAAAAGCCTTCAAATACAAGCATCACTTGAAGGAGCATCTTCGCATTCACAGCG GCGAGAAACCATACGAGTGCTCCAACTGCAAGAAGCGTTTCTCCCACTCCGGATCCTACAGTTCCCACATAAGCAGCAAGAAGTGTGTCGGTCTGTTCTCCGTCAATGGACGAGTAAGTAATGGAGGAGGCAACGCCAAGGCTGGCTCCTCCCCTAACTCCACCGCCTCCTCCCCGGGAAGCCCCGCCCTGGCTCTGCTCCGCCACAAGCTGGAGAACGGCCGCCCCATGGGGCTCCAAGACCAGCAGGGCCACCTGGACATCAAGGCAGAGCCAATGGACTTAAACGACTACCGGCTACTGATGGCCTCCCAGTATGGCGTCGGAGGACCAGGGGGCTACATGAATGGAGCCTGCCGAGGAGGCAGCCCCCTGGGGGTCCACAGCACATCCCAGAGCCCCCTGCAGCACCTGGGTGGAATGGGGTTGGACCTGCCCTTGCTGGGATACGGGTCCCTGGGGAACAACCTGAGCGAGGTGCAGAAGGTCCTCCAGATTGTGGACAACACAGTGTGTCGGCAGAAGATGGATGGGAACCCGGAGGAGATCTCCAAGCTCAGGGCCTATATGAAGGAGCTGGGGGCTCAGATGGAGGAACAGAAGCTGGCCTTGTCCTCTCCGCATGCCAGCTTCCAGGCGGTGGGCCATGGCAGCCCCACCAAGAGCATCATTGACTACACCCTGGAGAAGGTGAACGAGGCCAAGAGCCTGATCGATGACTCCAAGAGGCAGATCAACATGGACATAAAGAAGGAGAGGCTCAACCACTCGACGGATCGTGAGGACAAGTCGCACCACGAAAGCCACCTGGTTCCATTCCTGCCGTTCTCCTGCCAGTTCTGCAAGGAGACCTTCCCAGGGCCCATCCCACTGCACCAACATGAGCGCTACCTGTGTAAGAAGAACGAGGAGATCAACCACCTTCAGCCCAGCGAGGACTTGTCTCTCAGCCACAGGGGAGTGTTCCCCTCAGACCAGCAGGCGTCCCTGCTGTCCTCTCTTTCAGAGAGGGGCGCCACCAGCCCCGCCAACCCCTTCAAGGACCACATGTCAGTGCTCAAGGCCTACTTCGCCATGAACACAGAACCCAACTCAGAGGAGTTGCTGAAGATCTCCATCGCAGTCGGCCTTCCGCAGGAGTTCGTCAAGGAGTGGTTCTCCCAGTGGAAGtatcagcagcaacaacaacaacacaacaagggCAATGCCAACCCCAGGAAGCAGTCACCGCCGCCAGAGCGGAGCAGTGCAGAGGAGCGCAGGCACCACAGGCTAACCAGGTCACCAATGTCCACAGCGCAACACGTGGACCGTATCATGGCACTCGCTGATTTACACGGTGGCAACACCAACGGTGACCGTGACGCTCTCCACAGACACTCAGAGGCCAACCAGTTTACAGCAAACAGGCAGACGGGTGACAAACCACTAGACCCCTTGAACCAACTTAGAAGCAGAACTCCATCTCCTctaaatctctcctccacttcttcTAAAAACTCCCAGAGCAGCTCGTACACTCCAAACAGCCTGGCCTCTGAAGGGGATGGCCATGGGGGGGACGCACCGTTGGACCTTTCTCTGCCAAAACACATGATGAGCAACAGCATCTCACTGGGAGAAAAGAGGTTCGAACCAAACGGCTACGTCTCAGACTGCAACGGTGACCACCACCATTCTAGCCGGGAGCAGGGTACTGAGCCCATGGACTTGGCCCACATCAAGAAGGAATTCCTGGGCtcggagagagacaacagaggcaACCGCGGACACCAGATGGAGAAGAGTGTCAGCCCCATCTTTGGCATCAACCCCTTTGGTGGTGGTCACATGTACACATCTCTGCCCCCACATGGAGCATTCCCTCCGCCTAGCTTCATGCAGGCCCAGGCCAGCATCCCAGGCCTGAGGCCATACCCAGGGCTGGATCCAATGAGCTTCCTGCCCCACATGGCCTACACTTATGCAACTGGGGCGGCTACATTCGCTGAAATGCAACAGAGGTCGAGGAAGTACCAACGGAAAGCAGGTTTCCAG GGGGAGCTATTGGACGGCACTGTGGACTATCTGTCAGGCCTGGAGGACCTGACAGACGAATCCCTCCTCTCCCGGAAGAAGATTAAGAAGACAGAAAGTGGTATGTACGCGTGTGACTTGTGCGACAAAACATTCCAGAAGACCAGTTCCCTCCTAAGACACAAATATGAACACACAG GAAAGCGACCACACCAGTGCACGATCTGTAAGAAGGCCTTCAAACATAAGCACCACCTCATCGAGCACTCTCGCCTGCACTCTGGAGAAAAGCCATACCAATGTGACAAGTGTGGCAAGCGCTTCTCTCACTCAGGCTCCTACTCCCAGCACATGAACCACCGCTACTCCTACTGCAAGAGGGAGGCcgaagagagggaggcagctgaGAGGGAGGCGGAGGAGAGGGAAGCCTGGGACAAGGGCCAGGGCCCCATGGAGCCCACAGAGCTACTGATGAGGAGGGCCTACCTACAGGGTCTGGGGCCGTTGGGCTACTCAGACCCCGAGGACCAGCTGGAGGACGGGGGCGACACCATCCTGAGGGATGGCACGGAAGGAGGAATGAGGGGAGGACGAGGACAGAGGGAAGTGGACGAGACGTATGAGGAGGTGACAGACAGACGAGAGGCGGGAAGTTTCATGGAAGGAGAGGACGAGGGTGACGGAAGGATGGACACAGCGAGGGATGATGAGGGGAAAGGTGCAACGCATTCGATGGATGACAGTTCAACAGAAGGGAAAAGAGACACCAAGTCAGACCATTAG